A genome region from Triticum aestivum cultivar Chinese Spring chromosome 2B, IWGSC CS RefSeq v2.1, whole genome shotgun sequence includes the following:
- the LOC123040558 gene encoding uncharacterized protein yields MDKLCDDALADILRHLPPRSLAASRCVCTAWRAAVDSHRLLRADLLPLSLDAVIFTTGDPRDPLLFCRPTTGRSIITRFDYIDADMEPWYVWSLLDCCNGLLLLDDHVVNPATRQSVRFPAYPPPCTVPGCTSCKDIERNQYLVYDPTVSPHYEVALIPHIPSELSIGHIAKHDCGHGPDVSAMEWPPSPFIIDVFSSKTRCWTEKSYTREGEAAGTVADLKTDHGAFLYHSAYWHGALYVRCEEGFMLRINLLNDRYQVIKLPKGNEGEPYLGKSEKGVYCTLIHEQCTCEIWFLDESSGQMDWVLRNEINLQFAVKKYFWNDVHHEPWTLHDPMCMTKNIVNIMRLDDENGTLVKDVFSWDSDDENAIDTTGRPRAHERSSPLFHCFGFHPYKEIVLFYDDRHCTITAYHLNSSKIRYLGKVESFYNDIREWFPYAACWVRDLPGS; encoded by the exons ATGGACAAGCTATGCGACGACGCGCTCGCCGACATCCTCCGCCACCTCCCGCCACGCAGCCTCGCCGCCTCCCGTTGCGTCTGCACGGCGTGGCGCGCTGCCGTCGACAGTCACCGCCTGCTGCGTGCGGATCTGCTCCCGCTCTCACTGGACGCCGTCATCTTCACGACGGGCGACCCGAGAGACCCACTCCTCTTCTGCCGTCCCACCACGGGGCGCAGCATCATCACCAGGTTCGACTACATCGACGCCGACATGGAGCCGTGGTACGTGTGGTCTCTCTTGGACTGCTGCAACGGCTTGCTCCTGCTTGATGACCACGTGGTCAACCCCGCGACGCGGCAGTCCGTGCGGTTCCCCGCGTACCCGCCGCCGTGCACGGTGCCGGGCTGCACAAGCTGTAAAGACATCGAGCGTAACCAATACCTCGTCTATGATCCCACCGTCTCGCCGCACTACGAGGTGGCCTTGATCCCTCATATTCCCAGCGAGCTTTCCATAGGGCACATCGCAAAACATGACTGCGGCCATGGACCCGACGTCTCGGCAATGGAATGGCCACCGTCGCCATTCATCATCGACGTCTTCTCGTCAAAAACCAGATGTTGGACGGAAAAGTCATACACGCGAGAAGGAGAAGCCGCGGGAACCGTTGCCGACCTGAAAACTGATCATGGCGCCTTCCTTTACCACTCCGCGTATTGGCACGGAGCGCTCTACGTTCGTTGTGAAGAAGGTTTTATGTTGAG AATAAATTTGTTGAATGATAGGTACCAGGTAATTAAGCTGCCAAAAGGAAACGAGGGAGAGCCTTATCTAGGAAAATCAGAGAAAGGGGTGTACTGTACATTGATCCATGAACAATGCACATGTGAAATTTGGTTCCTAGATGAATCGAGTGGTCAGATGGATTGGGTGCTAAGGAATGAAATCAACCTTCAGTTTGCCGTCAAAAAATATTTTTGGAATGATGTTCATCACGAACCATGGACCTTACATGATCCAATGTGTATGACCAAGAATATAGTCAACATTATGCGCCTAGATGACGAGAATGGCACTCTAGTGAAGGATGTTTTTAGTTGGGACTCAGATGATGAAAATGCTATTGACACCACAGGCAGGCCTAGAGCACATGAACGCAGCTCTCCTCTTTTCCACTGTTTTGGATTTCATCCTTATAAGGAAATTGTCTTGTTTTATGATGACCGCCACTGTACAATAACAGCCTACCATTTGAATAGCTCAAAGATCCGTTATTTGGGAAAGGTGGAAAGCTTCTACAACGACATAAGAGAGTGGTTTCCATATGCCGCATGTTGGGTGAGGGATCTACCTGGGAGCTGA